The proteins below are encoded in one region of Aquisphaera giovannonii:
- a CDS encoding DUF11 domain-containing protein → MSRHGRNRGAEAGRRIAPAALLGLSLVAALCPDKAAAQGPAATPPPPPQTAPAPPEATPGVPLTPGPAPAASPAAAPPGTAVITPEGHAPEAGGPVLSPSTQVVRFDGPPGLGVEVLAPSPMPVPPGDGAGIATVGLERGVGYRLRLTNITERPGAELFPAIEVVGHLHRPREIDPSKYPIRVVFTDEELWGVIDRGRLLTKVIYLEEPEQAIPIKLPKDRIPVVPLNPTEQPLKVAQALGRVMAIVRVGGRRPSVEEIQAGATGDVGLDAIAAVGSTRCPFSSPEGDPCQLPCGPVCGTPPPPGRPWLPRDEYLCDGGDAGAPAGVGGEGSLQGIDPRDAVMKFDIGLGDRTKHRILPTNRVCLYAPRFAEVQVSTGTNEAIEVHGANYNRTVEVASRADGRSHANRLVQKQAAELARERRRAQDMEAKTTAGEDSSMRSLDSFLNAQHAKTGSQGQSASLARARLQPVQAKGRVRFDGIKTAESAVMKGVSVGASENVMTWQALSMTGIETPPARPGMAIIKRVSATEAEPGDTVTFTITYRNMGNTPIRSAEIVDSLLPRLEYVKGTAKGPRGTDFSASENRVGSTELKWTLPGVIAPGASGEVSFQALIR, encoded by the coding sequence ATGAGCCGACACGGTCGAAATCGCGGCGCCGAGGCGGGACGACGCATCGCCCCGGCCGCCCTCCTGGGTCTCTCCCTCGTCGCGGCCCTCTGCCCGGACAAGGCCGCGGCCCAGGGCCCCGCCGCCACCCCACCCCCCCCGCCGCAAACCGCCCCCGCGCCGCCGGAGGCCACGCCCGGCGTGCCGCTCACGCCCGGGCCGGCCCCGGCGGCCTCGCCCGCCGCGGCCCCCCCCGGCACCGCCGTCATAACGCCCGAGGGGCATGCCCCGGAGGCGGGCGGCCCGGTCCTCAGCCCCAGCACGCAGGTCGTCCGATTCGACGGCCCGCCCGGCCTCGGCGTGGAGGTGCTCGCCCCCTCGCCGATGCCCGTCCCCCCCGGCGACGGCGCGGGGATCGCCACCGTCGGCCTGGAACGCGGCGTCGGCTACCGCCTCCGCCTCACCAACATCACCGAGCGCCCCGGCGCCGAGCTCTTCCCGGCCATCGAGGTCGTCGGGCACCTCCACCGGCCCCGCGAGATCGACCCGTCGAAGTACCCGATCCGCGTCGTCTTCACCGACGAGGAGCTCTGGGGCGTCATCGATCGCGGCCGGCTCCTGACCAAGGTCATCTACCTGGAGGAGCCGGAGCAGGCGATCCCGATCAAGCTCCCCAAGGACCGGATCCCGGTCGTGCCGCTCAACCCGACGGAGCAGCCGCTGAAGGTCGCCCAGGCGCTCGGCCGGGTGATGGCCATCGTCCGCGTCGGCGGCCGTCGGCCGTCGGTCGAGGAGATCCAGGCCGGCGCGACCGGCGACGTGGGGCTCGACGCGATCGCCGCCGTCGGCTCGACCCGCTGCCCGTTCTCCTCGCCCGAGGGCGACCCCTGCCAGCTCCCCTGCGGCCCCGTCTGCGGCACGCCCCCGCCCCCGGGCCGGCCCTGGCTGCCCCGGGATGAGTACCTCTGCGACGGCGGCGACGCCGGCGCGCCCGCGGGCGTCGGGGGCGAGGGGAGCCTCCAGGGGATCGACCCGCGCGACGCGGTCATGAAGTTCGACATCGGCCTGGGCGATCGCACGAAGCACCGCATCCTCCCCACCAACCGCGTCTGCCTCTACGCCCCGCGATTCGCCGAGGTCCAGGTCAGCACCGGCACCAACGAGGCCATCGAGGTCCACGGCGCCAACTACAACCGGACCGTCGAGGTCGCCTCGCGGGCCGACGGCCGCTCGCACGCCAACCGCCTCGTCCAGAAGCAGGCGGCGGAGCTCGCCCGCGAGCGACGGCGGGCGCAGGACATGGAGGCGAAGACGACCGCCGGCGAGGACTCGTCGATGCGCTCCCTGGACAGCTTCCTGAACGCCCAGCACGCGAAGACCGGCTCCCAGGGCCAGTCCGCGTCCCTGGCCCGCGCCCGGCTCCAGCCGGTGCAGGCGAAGGGCCGGGTGAGGTTCGACGGAATCAAGACCGCCGAGTCCGCCGTCATGAAGGGCGTCTCCGTGGGCGCGTCGGAGAACGTGATGACCTGGCAGGCCCTCTCGATGACCGGCATCGAGACCCCGCCGGCCCGCCCCGGCATGGCCATCATCAAGCGCGTGAGCGCCACCGAGGCCGAGCCCGGCGACACCGTCACCTTCACCATCACCTACCGCAACATGGGCAACACCCCCATCCGCTCGGCCGAGATCGTGGACAGCCTGCTCCCCCGGCTCGAGTACGTGAAGGGGACCGCGAAGGGGCCGCGCGGCACCGACTTCTCGGCGTCCGAGAACCGCGTCGGCTCGACCGAGCTGAAGTGGACCCTCCCCGGCGTCATCGCCCCGGGCGCCTCCGGCGAGGTCTCCTTCCAGGCCCTCATCCGGTAG
- a CDS encoding LolA family protein: protein MIAAGLFLCPAPSRTGALAQAPQAPAPGAGSGAASPGGMAGATSPATPPKPGEAPAEPPTEAERLIDAAIKKLAAIKSVSANLVQTVEMLKQKFAVRGEYRKAPSSRIYLRLTVEGLADSTGTQLQVCDGDTLWDYQQILESQMYRKRSIKPILDRLNSPDMDARTRDQVMSTLGISGPETLLLGLRKAVKFDQKEEGTLDGKPVYILRGTWRNRSGLVGPDQRPLPATGALPAFIPSLATLYVGKEDGWPYRINLVGKVPTILQDTRRIGPDGRPIGARSSIEKVEPSRMELVYSDVQINPTIPAGKFAFQAPPNANVEDDTESILKFLDAAIQSQALMKRAQATQQDGPVLDRNIDIPKPSSEPTPR from the coding sequence ATGATCGCCGCCGGACTCTTCCTCTGCCCTGCCCCGTCTCGGACCGGGGCCCTGGCCCAGGCACCGCAGGCCCCGGCACCGGGGGCCGGCTCCGGTGCCGCGTCCCCCGGGGGCATGGCCGGCGCCACCTCGCCCGCGACCCCCCCGAAGCCCGGGGAGGCCCCCGCGGAGCCGCCGACCGAGGCCGAGCGCCTCATCGACGCCGCCATCAAGAAGCTCGCGGCCATCAAGTCGGTCTCGGCCAACCTGGTCCAGACCGTGGAGATGCTCAAGCAGAAGTTCGCCGTGAGGGGGGAGTACCGCAAGGCCCCCTCGTCGCGGATCTACCTGCGGCTGACCGTCGAGGGCCTGGCGGACTCGACCGGCACCCAGCTCCAGGTCTGCGACGGCGACACGCTCTGGGACTATCAGCAGATCCTCGAGTCCCAGATGTACCGCAAGCGGAGCATCAAGCCGATCCTCGATCGGCTGAACTCGCCGGACATGGACGCCAGGACCCGCGACCAGGTCATGAGCACGCTCGGCATCTCCGGCCCGGAGACGCTGCTCCTGGGCCTCAGGAAGGCGGTCAAGTTCGACCAGAAGGAGGAGGGTACCCTGGACGGCAAGCCCGTCTACATCCTCCGCGGCACCTGGCGCAACCGCAGCGGCCTGGTCGGCCCCGACCAGCGGCCGCTCCCCGCCACGGGCGCCCTGCCCGCCTTCATCCCCAGCCTCGCGACGCTCTACGTCGGCAAGGAAGACGGCTGGCCCTACCGCATCAATCTGGTGGGGAAGGTCCCGACCATCCTCCAGGACACCCGCCGCATCGGCCCCGACGGCCGCCCCATCGGCGCGCGGAGCTCGATCGAGAAGGTCGAGCCGAGCCGCATGGAACTGGTGTACTCCGACGTGCAGATCAACCCGACGATCCCGGCCGGCAAGTTCGCCTTCCAGGCGCCCCCCAACGCCAACGTCGAGGACGACACCGAGTCGATCCTCAAGTTCCTGGACGCCGCGATCCAGTCCCAGGCCCTGATGAAGCGGGCCCAGGCGACCCAGCAGGACGGCCCGGTGCTCGACCGGAACATCGACATCCCCAAGCCCTCCTCCGAACCCACGCCCCGATAG
- a CDS encoding NADPH-dependent assimilatory sulfite reductase hemoprotein subunit, which yields MTQDSTAPGGSPKPSKAEALKVASGYLKSFVADEIRNGSSHLSEDAAGLLKFHGSYQQDDRDLRKQLSREKKEKAYQFMVRVRMVGGVMTAGQYLACDELARTVGNQTLRITTRQEFQLHGVLKQDLPTTIRTINETLLSTLAACGDVERNVLCCPAPVKDAVRDQLMEDARRWASHAAPRSSAYWEIWLDGEKIESLPPAGPSLVPTAGDDPVEPLLGKTYLPRKFKTAFAFPEDNCTDIHANDLGYLAVVEGGRIVGYNVLVGGGLGTTPSAQKTFPMLAVPLCYVPRDRFLEIGEAVLKVFRDFGNRSDRKRARLKYVIHDWGLPAFRAKVEEYLGRTLDDPKPIEVADVDDHLGWREQGDGKLYLGLPVENGRIKDDGSFRLLCGLRAFFKKYGTPARLTCQQSILLADLDPAWKPEIEDWLEEYGIASVERISTVRRWAMACVALPTCGLAVTESERAMPSFLDELEGELDRIGLGDERLTVRMTGCPNGCARPYNADIGLVGRSAQVGPDGRPGPGKYTIFLGGRTLGDRLNVPFKDYVPYDRLVPELMGVFERFKDDRRPGESFGEFCGRVGNAALGGEVIAEEAAEA from the coding sequence ATGACCCAGGACTCCACCGCGCCCGGCGGCTCCCCCAAGCCGAGCAAGGCGGAAGCGCTCAAGGTCGCCAGCGGCTACTTGAAGTCGTTCGTGGCGGACGAGATCCGCAACGGCTCGAGCCACCTGTCGGAGGACGCCGCGGGGCTGCTCAAGTTCCACGGCTCGTACCAGCAGGATGACCGCGACCTCCGCAAGCAGCTGTCGCGCGAGAAGAAAGAGAAGGCCTACCAGTTCATGGTCCGGGTGCGGATGGTCGGCGGCGTGATGACCGCCGGCCAGTACCTCGCCTGCGACGAGCTCGCCCGGACGGTCGGGAACCAGACGCTGCGGATCACGACCCGCCAGGAGTTCCAGCTCCACGGCGTGCTCAAGCAGGACCTGCCCACGACCATCCGGACGATCAACGAGACCCTCCTCTCCACGCTGGCCGCCTGCGGCGACGTGGAGCGGAACGTCCTCTGCTGCCCGGCGCCGGTCAAGGATGCCGTCCGGGACCAGCTCATGGAGGACGCCCGCCGCTGGGCCTCGCACGCCGCGCCCCGGAGCTCGGCCTACTGGGAGATCTGGCTGGACGGGGAGAAGATCGAGAGCCTGCCGCCGGCCGGCCCGTCCCTCGTGCCGACCGCGGGCGACGACCCGGTCGAGCCGCTCCTCGGGAAGACCTACCTGCCGCGGAAGTTCAAGACCGCGTTCGCCTTCCCCGAGGACAACTGCACCGACATCCACGCCAACGACCTGGGCTACCTGGCGGTCGTCGAGGGGGGCCGGATCGTCGGCTACAACGTCCTCGTCGGCGGCGGGCTTGGGACCACCCCGAGCGCCCAGAAGACCTTCCCGATGCTCGCCGTGCCCCTCTGCTACGTCCCCCGCGACCGGTTCCTGGAGATCGGCGAGGCCGTGCTCAAGGTCTTCCGCGACTTCGGCAACCGGTCCGACCGCAAGCGGGCCCGCCTGAAGTACGTGATCCACGACTGGGGGCTCCCCGCGTTCCGGGCGAAGGTGGAGGAATACCTGGGCCGCACGCTCGACGACCCGAAGCCGATCGAGGTCGCCGACGTCGACGATCACCTCGGCTGGCGCGAGCAGGGCGACGGGAAGCTCTACCTGGGGCTCCCCGTCGAGAACGGCCGGATCAAGGACGACGGCTCGTTCCGCCTCCTGTGCGGCCTGAGGGCTTTCTTCAAGAAGTACGGGACGCCCGCGCGGCTGACCTGCCAGCAGTCGATCCTGCTGGCCGACCTCGACCCGGCGTGGAAGCCCGAGATCGAGGACTGGCTCGAGGAGTACGGGATCGCGTCCGTGGAGCGGATCTCGACCGTCCGCCGCTGGGCCATGGCGTGCGTCGCCCTGCCGACCTGCGGGCTGGCCGTCACCGAGAGCGAGCGGGCCATGCCCTCGTTCCTCGACGAGCTGGAGGGCGAGCTCGACCGCATCGGCCTCGGCGACGAGCGGCTGACGGTGCGGATGACGGGCTGCCCGAACGGCTGCGCCCGCCCGTACAACGCGGACATCGGCCTGGTCGGCCGGTCCGCCCAGGTCGGCCCGGACGGGCGGCCCGGCCCGGGGAAGTACACGATCTTCCTGGGGGGCCGGACCCTCGGCGACCGGCTCAACGTCCCGTTCAAGGACTACGTCCCGTACGACCGGCTCGTGCCGGAGCTGATGGGGGTCTTCGAGCGGTTCAAGGACGATCGGCGGCCGGGCGAGAGCTTCGGGGAGTTCTGCGGGCGGGTCGGGAATGCGGCCCTGGGCGGGGAGGTCATCGCCGAGGAGGCCGCCGAGGCATGA
- a CDS encoding cytidine deaminase, which translates to MIANADRAALRQAAREAAARAHAPYSRFRVGAAVLTDRGTVHAGCNVENASYGLTICAERNAIFRAVCQADEGPLRIRAVLVYTPTEAPTAPCGACRQVLNEFGPQALVICECDGPDAIETSVDRLLPSAFGPHNLDASSASPGKGP; encoded by the coding sequence ATGATCGCCAACGCCGACCGCGCGGCCCTGAGGCAGGCGGCGCGCGAGGCCGCGGCGAGGGCCCATGCGCCCTACAGCCGGTTCCGCGTCGGCGCGGCGGTCCTCACCGACAGGGGGACCGTCCACGCGGGCTGCAACGTCGAGAACGCCTCCTACGGGCTGACCATCTGCGCGGAGCGCAATGCGATCTTCCGCGCGGTCTGCCAGGCCGACGAGGGCCCCCTCCGGATCCGCGCGGTGCTCGTCTACACGCCCACCGAGGCCCCCACCGCGCCCTGCGGGGCCTGCCGGCAGGTCCTCAACGAATTCGGGCCGCAGGCCCTCGTCATCTGCGAATGCGACGGCCCCGACGCCATCGAGACGAGCGTGGACCGGCTGCTCCCCTCCGCGTTCGGCCCGCACAACCTGGACGCCTCGTCGGCGTCGCCCGGGAAGGGCCCCTGA
- a CDS encoding ParA family protein, translating into MRRIAVLNQKGGVGKTTTTVNLAAALAMEGHRTMVIDLDPQAHATLHLGLLPGRSGPSLYEVLTQSRSLASVRRQVAPNLHVCGSHIDLAGAELELLGTVGREVILRDQLDADVDKFDYVLMDCPPSLSVLTLNALCAATEVFIPLQAHFLALHGLSKLLETVHLVSKRVNRDLKVGGIILCLYDTGTRHGAEIIEDLEGFFDSRRTKAAPWADAKLFQTRIRRNIRLAECPSFGQSIFQYAPSSRGAEDYASLASEIQGRAPAAIWEVAEDRPADAAADASAA; encoded by the coding sequence ATGCGGCGGATCGCGGTTCTGAATCAGAAGGGCGGCGTCGGCAAGACGACCACGACGGTGAACCTGGCCGCGGCGCTGGCGATGGAAGGCCACAGGACGATGGTGATCGACCTGGATCCCCAGGCCCACGCCACCCTGCATCTGGGCCTCCTCCCCGGCCGGTCGGGCCCGTCCCTTTACGAGGTGCTGACCCAGTCCCGGAGCCTGGCGAGCGTGCGACGCCAGGTCGCCCCCAACCTCCACGTCTGCGGCAGCCACATCGACCTGGCCGGCGCCGAGCTCGAGCTGCTCGGCACCGTCGGTCGCGAGGTGATCCTCCGCGACCAGCTCGACGCGGACGTGGACAAATTTGACTATGTGCTCATGGATTGCCCGCCGTCGCTCAGCGTCCTGACGCTGAACGCCCTGTGCGCGGCGACCGAGGTCTTCATCCCGCTGCAGGCCCACTTCCTGGCCCTGCACGGGCTCTCGAAGCTCCTGGAGACGGTTCACCTCGTCTCCAAGAGGGTGAATCGCGACCTGAAGGTCGGCGGCATCATCCTCTGCCTGTACGACACGGGGACGCGGCACGGGGCCGAGATCATCGAGGACCTGGAAGGCTTCTTCGACAGCCGCCGGACCAAGGCGGCCCCGTGGGCCGATGCGAAGCTCTTCCAGACGCGAATCCGCCGCAACATCCGCCTGGCCGAGTGCCCGAGCTTCGGCCAGTCCATCTTCCAGTACGCCCCGAGCAGCCGGGGCGCCGAGGACTATGCCTCCCTCGCCTCCGAGATCCAGGGCCGCGCCCCGGCCGCCATCTGGGAGGTCGCCGAGGACCGCCCGGCCGACGCCGCGGCCGACGCCTCCGCGGCCTGA
- a CDS encoding nicotinate phosphoribosyltransferase, which translates to MEPVPPVSLWPDPNALGPVTDLYQLTMMAGYRAVGMDGVEASFEVFVRRLPPGRSYLVFAGLEQAVGDLLNLRFSAEQVEGLRAFPAFSGMPSAFFEGLASLRFGGDFWAIPEGTVVFPGETLARVTAPLAQAQWVETFLLASLSYTTLVASKAARIVTAARGRTLLEFGARRGHGPQAGLLAARAAYLAGFHGTSHVEAARRLGIPASGTMAHSWIQSFPTEEEAFEAYARTFPGSTTLLIDTYDTLEGARKAALVRPHVQAVRLDSGDLDALSRGVRGILDGAGRPDIRIVASGDLDEFQIDRLLAAGAPIDAFGVGTELITSRDAPALSMVYKLVESGGHGRIKLSPGKKTYPMAKQVFRRRDADGLYSGDLVARADEQHDGEPLLSPLILGGRLAAPLPTMEQIRDRCARQLAALPPRLRRLDGPADYPIAYSDILERDARALMEQGA; encoded by the coding sequence ATGGAACCCGTCCCGCCGGTCTCGCTCTGGCCCGACCCGAACGCCCTGGGGCCCGTCACCGACCTGTACCAGCTCACGATGATGGCCGGGTATCGGGCCGTCGGGATGGACGGGGTGGAGGCCTCCTTCGAGGTCTTCGTCCGCCGCCTGCCTCCCGGGCGATCCTACCTCGTCTTCGCGGGCCTCGAGCAAGCCGTCGGGGACCTCCTGAACCTGCGCTTCTCGGCCGAGCAGGTCGAAGGCCTGCGGGCCTTCCCGGCGTTCTCCGGGATGCCGTCGGCCTTCTTCGAGGGGCTCGCGTCGCTCCGGTTCGGAGGGGATTTCTGGGCGATCCCCGAGGGGACCGTGGTCTTCCCCGGCGAGACGCTCGCCCGGGTGACGGCCCCCCTCGCGCAGGCGCAGTGGGTCGAGACGTTCCTCCTGGCCTCGCTCTCCTACACGACGCTCGTCGCCTCCAAGGCGGCCCGCATCGTGACGGCGGCTCGGGGGCGGACGCTCCTGGAGTTCGGGGCGCGTCGCGGCCACGGGCCGCAGGCGGGGCTGCTCGCGGCCCGGGCGGCGTACCTCGCCGGCTTCCACGGCACGAGCCACGTGGAGGCGGCCCGGCGGCTGGGCATCCCGGCGTCGGGGACCATGGCCCACTCCTGGATCCAGTCGTTCCCGACGGAGGAGGAGGCGTTCGAGGCCTACGCGCGGACGTTCCCCGGATCCACCACGCTCCTCATCGACACCTACGACACGCTCGAAGGCGCCCGGAAGGCCGCGCTGGTCCGGCCCCACGTCCAGGCTGTCCGGCTCGACAGCGGCGACCTGGACGCCCTCTCCCGCGGGGTGCGGGGCATCCTGGACGGGGCGGGGCGGCCGGACATCCGGATCGTCGCCTCGGGCGACCTGGACGAGTTCCAGATCGATCGGCTCCTCGCCGCCGGGGCGCCGATCGACGCCTTCGGGGTGGGGACCGAGCTCATCACGTCGCGGGACGCCCCCGCCCTCTCGATGGTCTACAAGCTCGTGGAGTCGGGCGGGCACGGCCGGATCAAGCTCAGCCCGGGCAAGAAGACCTACCCCATGGCCAAGCAGGTCTTCCGCCGTCGCGACGCCGATGGGCTGTACTCCGGCGACCTCGTGGCCCGCGCCGACGAGCAGCACGACGGCGAGCCGCTCCTCTCGCCCCTGATCCTGGGCGGCCGCCTCGCGGCTCCCCTGCCGACCATGGAGCAAATCCGCGACCGATGCGCCCGGCAGCTCGCGGCCCTGCCCCCCCGCCTGAGGCGGCTCGACGGACCCGCGGATTACCCGATCGCATACAGCGACATCCTCGAGCGGGACGCCCGCGCGCTGATGGAGCAGGGGGCCTGA
- a CDS encoding ArnT family glycosyltransferase, which yields MRPQPHDAAPATALRREVLWIAAATVVGAALRLQGLPRLGFVHFDEGIYAMAGLWPFRTAGLAGLDPSVIPYAPVGFPFLVGLFDMALGPGDAAAILASIVAGVLTIPAAGWLARRTFGPGAGAAAATLVALSCFHVSFSRMALTDATFLLAWVLGLALAGRFLERPGFGNAMGLGAGVGAAQLVKYNGWLLGAAVIAVAAAELADPRARSDRRRLRAVWGFGAMAAVVAAAIYAPWFRFVDAHGGYGSLLAHHRSYMGGVGSWMVHLGLQFEEADALSGGWTWRLAGYGAAALASLAIALPRSRASWREPAWLGLGLLGAVVLPRFLWPASASMLPASWRDTPAARLLAAAWLMLTVLTPFYHPYARLWLPLLLLCWVLVAGLVARALRAAGQGGARPVREILGVSLRGRSARGRVAFALFFVLVAAIVAPDLVPRPLAARPPRGLGPWDPSDSLRVAVREALPSVPAGVPSLRVLARPAAFYYIGGRISAQLEPGLSTLLEPERSGRWALVDAAMLDQEGDREAALASLLERWDVVGEFPARLNLPTLLDRDPLAARRPSIESAASVPLWLLRPRMPGAR from the coding sequence ATGCGGCCCCAACCCCATGACGCGGCACCGGCCACCGCCCTCCGGCGCGAGGTCCTCTGGATCGCAGCGGCCACGGTCGTGGGGGCCGCCCTGCGACTCCAGGGCCTCCCACGCCTGGGATTCGTCCACTTCGACGAGGGCATCTACGCGATGGCGGGGCTCTGGCCCTTCCGGACGGCGGGGCTCGCCGGCCTGGATCCCTCGGTGATCCCCTATGCACCCGTCGGGTTCCCCTTCCTCGTCGGCCTGTTCGACATGGCCCTGGGGCCGGGCGACGCGGCCGCGATCCTCGCGTCGATCGTCGCCGGCGTGCTGACGATCCCGGCCGCCGGTTGGCTCGCCCGCCGGACCTTCGGCCCGGGCGCCGGGGCGGCCGCCGCGACGCTCGTGGCCCTCTCGTGCTTCCACGTCTCGTTCTCCAGGATGGCGTTGACCGACGCCACGTTCCTGCTCGCCTGGGTGCTCGGCCTGGCCCTCGCCGGCCGGTTCCTGGAGCGGCCCGGGTTCGGGAATGCCATGGGGCTCGGCGCGGGCGTGGGTGCGGCCCAGCTCGTCAAGTACAACGGCTGGCTCCTCGGGGCCGCCGTCATCGCGGTCGCGGCCGCGGAGCTCGCCGATCCCCGCGCGCGGTCGGACCGTAGGCGATTGAGGGCGGTCTGGGGATTCGGGGCCATGGCAGCCGTGGTCGCGGCCGCGATCTACGCGCCATGGTTCCGGTTCGTGGACGCCCACGGCGGCTACGGCTCGCTGCTCGCCCATCATCGTTCCTACATGGGAGGCGTCGGGTCCTGGATGGTCCACCTGGGGCTCCAGTTCGAGGAGGCCGATGCCCTCTCGGGCGGATGGACGTGGAGGCTGGCCGGATATGGGGCCGCGGCCCTCGCCTCGCTGGCGATCGCGCTTCCGCGGTCGCGGGCGTCGTGGCGTGAACCCGCCTGGTTGGGGCTGGGTCTTCTGGGTGCGGTGGTCCTGCCGAGGTTCCTCTGGCCGGCCTCGGCATCGATGTTGCCCGCTTCGTGGAGGGACACCCCGGCCGCGCGCCTGCTCGCGGCGGCGTGGCTGATGCTGACCGTGTTGACGCCGTTCTACCACCCCTACGCGAGGCTCTGGTTGCCGCTGCTCCTCCTCTGCTGGGTGCTCGTCGCGGGGCTGGTCGCGCGTGCCCTGCGGGCCGCGGGGCAGGGGGGAGCACGTCCCGTTCGCGAGATCCTCGGCGTGAGCCTGCGGGGGCGGTCGGCGAGGGGGCGCGTCGCGTTCGCCCTGTTCTTCGTGCTCGTCGCCGCGATCGTGGCGCCCGACCTCGTCCCGAGGCCGCTCGCGGCTCGCCCCCCTCGCGGCCTCGGCCCGTGGGATCCGTCCGATTCCCTCAGGGTCGCCGTCCGGGAGGCTTTACCGTCGGTGCCAGCCGGGGTGCCCTCCCTCCGCGTCCTGGCGAGGCCCGCGGCCTTCTACTACATCGGGGGCAGGATTTCGGCCCAGCTCGAGCCCGGCCTGTCGACGCTCCTCGAGCCCGAACGCTCCGGTCGCTGGGCCCTCGTGGACGCGGCGATGCTGGACCAGGAGGGCGACCGCGAGGCCGCCCTCGCGTCCCTCCTGGAGCGATGGGACGTCGTCGGGGAGTTCCCCGCCCGCCTGAACCTCCCCACGCTCCTCGACCGAGATCCCCTGGCCGCTCGTCGTCCGTCGATCGAGTCCGCGGCGTCCGTGCCGCTCTGGTTGCTCCGCCCTCGAATGCCGGGAGCCCGCTGA
- a CDS encoding histone deacetylase family protein → MSVTLFTDRRMIDHRVPPHHPERPERLQAILRHLERTGFTETCPSGTVREATRDELLRVHGTAYLREVEQLEARGGGSLDPDTWLYPGSALAARLAAGAAIEAVRDAMKGKDRRAVCLVRPPGHHALPDDAMGFCIFSNVALAAMEAITALDLRRVLIVDFDVHHGNGTQDVFYASERVGFLSIHRYPFYPGTGSRAETGTGPGLGHTVNVPIAHGTPTREYHAAFRAALDKLADEIRPDLVLVSAGFDAHAEDPVGDLGLDFEDFAKITEDLVRVAETHSQGRIVSVLEGGYNVPILAGCVEAHLKALGAEPGHPGA, encoded by the coding sequence ATGTCCGTCACGTTGTTTACCGACCGGCGGATGATCGACCACCGGGTGCCTCCCCACCACCCGGAGCGTCCGGAGCGACTCCAGGCGATCCTCCGCCACCTGGAGCGCACCGGGTTCACGGAGACGTGCCCGTCCGGGACGGTCCGCGAGGCCACCCGAGATGAGCTGCTGAGGGTCCATGGCACCGCGTATCTCCGCGAGGTTGAGCAGCTCGAGGCGCGCGGGGGCGGCTCCCTCGATCCGGACACCTGGCTCTACCCCGGCTCCGCCCTGGCCGCTCGGCTTGCGGCGGGCGCGGCGATCGAGGCGGTGCGGGACGCGATGAAGGGCAAGGATCGCCGGGCGGTCTGCCTCGTCCGCCCCCCCGGACACCACGCGCTGCCGGACGACGCGATGGGCTTCTGCATCTTCTCGAACGTCGCCCTCGCCGCCATGGAGGCGATCACCGCGCTGGACCTGCGGCGCGTCCTGATCGTCGATTTCGACGTCCACCACGGGAACGGGACGCAGGACGTCTTCTACGCCTCCGAGCGCGTCGGCTTCCTCTCCATCCATCGGTACCCCTTCTATCCCGGCACCGGCTCCCGGGCGGAGACCGGCACCGGACCGGGCCTGGGGCACACCGTCAACGTGCCGATCGCCCACGGCACGCCCACGCGCGAGTACCACGCCGCATTCCGCGCCGCCCTCGACAAGCTGGCGGACGAGATCCGGCCCGACCTCGTGCTAGTGAGCGCCGGCTTCGACGCCCACGCCGAGGACCCGGTCGGGGACCTTGGACTCGACTTCGAGGACTTCGCGAAGATCACCGAGGACCTGGTCCGCGTGGCGGAGACGCACTCGCAGGGGCGAATCGTCAGCGTCCTGGAAGGCGGCTACAACGTGCCGATCCTCGCGGGCTGCGTCGAGGCCCACCTGAAGGCGCTCGGGGCCGAGCCCGGCCATCCGGGGGCGTGA
- a CDS encoding DJ-1/PfpI family protein: MLNILILTGDAGEAQEIYYAKYRLEEEGWNVAIAALEKRTFLSVVHDFDPGCDTYVERPGYLVKADVGIDDVRPEDYHALVLPGGRAPEYLRNRPKAVAIVRHFVEAGKPIAANCHGPLLLLVTGGVAGRKMASYPELEPDLRAAGVEFVNKDVVVDGPLVTVRGWPDNGPWMREFVKILRKTEQR, from the coding sequence GTGCTCAATATCCTCATCCTGACAGGCGACGCGGGCGAGGCGCAGGAAATCTACTACGCCAAGTACCGCCTCGAGGAAGAGGGATGGAACGTCGCCATCGCGGCCCTGGAGAAGAGGACGTTCCTGTCGGTCGTCCACGACTTCGACCCCGGCTGCGACACATACGTCGAGCGTCCGGGATATCTCGTGAAGGCCGACGTAGGCATCGATGACGTTCGGCCGGAGGACTACCACGCCCTGGTCCTCCCGGGCGGCCGGGCGCCCGAGTACCTCAGGAACAGGCCCAAGGCGGTCGCGATCGTCCGCCACTTCGTGGAGGCGGGGAAGCCGATCGCCGCCAATTGCCACGGCCCCCTGCTCCTCCTGGTGACGGGAGGGGTCGCCGGTCGAAAGATGGCCTCCTATCCCGAACTGGAACCGGACCTCCGTGCCGCGGGCGTGGAGTTCGTGAATAAGGATGTGGTGGTCGACGGCCCGCTCGTGACCGTCCGCGGCTGGCCCGACAACGGGCCATGGATGCGAGAGTTCGTGAAGATCCTGCGCAAGACGGAACAACGCTGA